The Mytilus edulis chromosome 12, xbMytEdul2.2, whole genome shotgun sequence genome contains a region encoding:
- the LOC139498303 gene encoding low-density lipoprotein receptor-like, with the protein MNYLLLTIFVYGFCTSLSISAKECGFRMAKCRDGIECVSDLVFCDGHNDCRDQSDEDEDFCKANIICQEWYMKCKDDLHCFVPHELCNGYQNCPDNSDEDEDFCRASICPKNFVKCKDGLHCVDSTSLCDGIQNCYNNSDEDEDLCRATKCNEPDVKCKDGLQCVFTDFLCNGGNDCQDKSDEDADFCKGLSQSRAHGAVKIEKIKMKRAEMLNFATF; encoded by the exons CGAAAGAATGTGGCTTCCGTATGGCAAAATGTCGGGATGGTATTGAATGTGTGTCTGACTTAGTCTTCTGTGACGGACACAATGATTGCCGTGATCAATCTGACGAAGACGAAGACTTTTGCAAAG caAATATTATATGCCAGGAATGGTATATGAAATGTAAGGATGATTTACATTGTTTTGTTCCGCATGAACTGTGTAATGGATACCAGAATTGTCCTGATAATTCTGATGAAGATGAGGACTTTTGCAGAG cAAGTATATGCCcgaaaaattttgtaaaatgtaagGATGGTTTACATTGTGTTGATTCTACGTCGTTGTGTGATGGAATCCAGAATTGTTATAATAATTCTGATGAAGATGAGGACCTTTGCAGAg CAACCAAATGTAATGAACCAGATGTAAAATGCAAGGATGGTCTTCAATGTGTGTTTACCGATTTCCTGTGTAATGGAGGTAATGATTGCCAAGATAAATCTGATGAAGATGCGGATTTTTGCAAAG GATTATCACAAAGCAGAGCACATGGAGcagtcaaaattgaaaaaataaaaatgaaaagagcGGAAATGTTGAATTTTGCAACTTTTTAA